From a region of the Nitrospira sp. genome:
- a CDS encoding efflux RND transporter permease subunit codes for MWLTLLALRNRIGILMLSLAMVVLGLTSLQRLPVDLFPQIQVPVAFVGVIYKGAPPLDIEQSVVYPIEKAVSSASNVEHVESFSKQGIGAVQIWFNWGADINVGQMEVMQRITQILNSLPPGILQPFIVKFDVSNIPVSIVSVSSDELDERALYDLAYNTIAPQIEQIANVAAATVEGGKIRQININLDPALLSARGLSILDVVNSVKAANLILPSGDIKAGNLDYNVFTNNQFRTVEPIQDVIVKVNPLGNPVRVRDVGTVTDSSDIQTNIVHADGAKSVFLRVNKQPIANTVGVVDALRAALPKMFGIPEGVKLGISFDQSLYIRQSIDNLVEQALHGSLLAAAVILIFLRNLTSTLIVSVAIPLSMLVTFIVLYFTGQTLNVFTLGGLALGIGRLVDDSIVELENIQRHLNANPNRWTGILDAAREVAMPIFASTVTTVVVFLPMFFVVGVARLLLIPLTVTIAIALFTSFLVSRTVTPALCYKFLKPEQEAWRSMPTWFVNLMEWSRKRYESLDRSYEDSLRWVLDHRRIFIIAVLLIFVGSLTLVPMIGTEFLPVSDESQFRIVLRAPVGQRVEKTEQQVSEVERVLRANIPATELETIVSSTGILSQGRSSLFNPNTGPHTSSIQVYLADPAKRTRNQVEIMNDVRPKIVKLFPGVSMYFDPGGLVKRVTSFGSQKAVDVEIYGYDFDKARDVIARVKEIMERIPGLADIEPSREENYPEVNVTVDREKAALLGISEANVANAVLFSLNGNGQTDPIIYTDPQNGNEYFISAWLAEEHRKNLTDLENILLTTKVGEPVLLKNVASLKLNAGPVKVDRKYFQRVVHITANPINRPLGEIADDLESSFAELQLPAGFSIKLAGQIQQQRETFQGLQFAIVLALVLVYMVMAAQFKSLIDPFIIMFSVPMGFPGVILILFLTNTTLSTTSMMGIIMMFGIVVSNGVLLVDYTNVLRRRGEPLHRAVVTAARTRLRPILMTSLATVFGLLPMAIGLGTGGETNAPLARAVVGGLSVSTLLTLFLVPTLYAILEERFPRRLDLQTGDHLQASAGEVPVTE; via the coding sequence ATGTGGCTGACCTTACTCGCATTACGCAATCGCATCGGCATCCTGATGCTATCGCTCGCGATGGTGGTATTGGGCTTGACGTCCCTCCAGCGATTGCCCGTTGATCTTTTCCCGCAAATCCAGGTCCCGGTCGCCTTCGTAGGGGTCATTTACAAAGGGGCGCCTCCTCTCGATATTGAACAGAGCGTCGTGTACCCGATCGAAAAAGCGGTCAGCTCAGCCTCCAATGTCGAACACGTCGAGTCATTCAGTAAGCAGGGTATCGGCGCGGTGCAAATCTGGTTCAATTGGGGAGCAGACATCAACGTCGGACAAATGGAGGTGATGCAGCGCATCACACAGATTCTGAACAGCCTCCCACCCGGCATTTTGCAGCCCTTTATCGTCAAGTTCGACGTCTCCAATATTCCCGTCTCGATCGTGTCGGTATCGAGCGACGAGTTGGACGAACGCGCACTGTACGATTTGGCATACAACACCATCGCTCCACAAATCGAACAGATCGCCAATGTTGCGGCGGCGACCGTCGAGGGGGGGAAGATCCGCCAAATCAACATCAACCTTGATCCGGCGCTGCTCAGCGCGCGCGGGCTTTCGATTCTCGACGTCGTGAATTCCGTCAAAGCCGCCAATCTGATTTTGCCTTCAGGCGATATCAAAGCAGGCAACCTGGACTACAACGTCTTCACCAACAATCAGTTTCGGACGGTCGAGCCGATCCAAGACGTCATCGTGAAAGTCAATCCGCTGGGCAACCCGGTTCGCGTACGCGATGTGGGGACCGTGACGGACTCGTCCGACATTCAAACGAACATCGTGCATGCCGATGGAGCCAAATCGGTATTTCTTCGAGTGAACAAGCAACCGATCGCCAATACGGTCGGAGTCGTGGACGCCCTGCGCGCCGCGCTCCCCAAGATGTTCGGCATTCCCGAAGGAGTGAAGCTCGGCATCTCGTTCGATCAATCCCTCTACATTCGGCAATCCATCGACAATCTCGTTGAACAGGCCCTCCACGGCTCGTTGTTGGCAGCGGCTGTGATTCTCATCTTCCTGCGCAACCTCACCAGTACCCTGATCGTTTCGGTTGCCATTCCCTTGTCCATGCTCGTGACGTTTATCGTGCTCTATTTCACCGGACAGACGCTCAATGTTTTCACGCTCGGGGGACTCGCACTGGGCATCGGCCGCCTCGTTGATGATTCCATCGTGGAACTGGAAAATATCCAACGCCATCTCAATGCCAATCCCAATCGGTGGACCGGTATTCTGGACGCCGCACGGGAGGTGGCGATGCCGATCTTTGCCTCCACCGTCACGACGGTGGTGGTCTTCCTCCCGATGTTTTTCGTCGTCGGCGTCGCGCGTCTGCTGCTGATTCCATTAACCGTCACGATCGCCATTGCGCTCTTCACGTCTTTTTTGGTGTCCCGCACGGTCACGCCGGCGCTCTGCTACAAATTTCTCAAGCCCGAGCAAGAGGCCTGGCGGTCGATGCCGACTTGGTTTGTCAACCTGATGGAGTGGAGCCGAAAGCGGTATGAATCCCTCGATAGGAGTTACGAAGACTCGTTACGGTGGGTACTGGACCATCGCCGAATCTTCATCATCGCGGTCCTGCTGATCTTCGTCGGATCGCTGACTTTGGTTCCCATGATCGGAACGGAATTCCTGCCGGTGTCCGATGAGAGCCAATTTCGCATCGTCCTACGCGCTCCCGTCGGCCAACGAGTTGAAAAGACGGAGCAGCAGGTCTCGGAAGTCGAACGCGTCCTTCGCGCGAACATTCCCGCTACCGAACTGGAGACGATTGTCTCCAGCACGGGGATTTTGTCACAAGGCCGCTCGTCCCTTTTCAATCCCAATACAGGCCCCCACACCTCTTCGATTCAAGTCTACCTCGCCGACCCGGCGAAGCGGACCAGAAATCAGGTCGAGATCATGAACGATGTGCGTCCCAAGATCGTCAAACTCTTCCCCGGCGTGTCGATGTATTTCGATCCCGGAGGTCTCGTCAAACGCGTCACCAGCTTCGGCTCGCAAAAGGCCGTGGACGTGGAAATTTATGGATATGACTTCGACAAAGCGAGGGACGTCATCGCCCGCGTCAAGGAGATCATGGAGCGGATTCCCGGCCTGGCTGATATCGAACCGAGCCGGGAAGAAAACTACCCGGAGGTCAACGTCACCGTCGATCGAGAGAAAGCGGCCTTACTCGGCATCAGTGAAGCCAATGTCGCCAACGCCGTGCTCTTTTCATTGAACGGAAACGGACAGACCGACCCGATCATTTACACGGACCCGCAAAACGGCAACGAGTATTTCATCAGCGCGTGGCTTGCCGAGGAACACAGGAAGAATCTCACCGATCTGGAGAATATTTTACTCACGACCAAAGTCGGTGAGCCGGTCTTGCTGAAGAACGTAGCGTCGCTCAAGCTGAATGCGGGACCGGTGAAAGTCGATCGGAAGTATTTCCAGCGCGTGGTCCATATCACGGCGAATCCAATCAATCGACCGCTCGGCGAGATCGCCGATGACCTCGAGTCGTCGTTCGCTGAGCTTCAGCTGCCGGCCGGGTTCAGCATCAAGCTGGCGGGGCAAATTCAGCAGCAGCGCGAAACCTTCCAAGGGTTGCAGTTTGCGATCGTCCTGGCGCTCGTGTTGGTCTACATGGTGATGGCCGCACAATTTAAGTCGCTCATCGATCCATTCATCATCATGTTTTCGGTGCCGATGGGCTTTCCCGGTGTCATCTTGATCCTCTTCCTGACGAATACGACGTTGTCCACCACATCGATGATGGGCATCATCATGATGTTCGGAATCGTCGTCTCGAACGGCGTCCTGCTGGTCGATTACACCAACGTGCTCCGCCGTAGAGGCGAACCACTTCACCGTGCGGTCGTGACCGCAGCGCGAACCAGACTGCGCCCGATTCTCATGACTTCACTGGCCACGGTCTTCGGCCTCCTTCCCATGGCGATCGGCCTCGGAACCGGCGGCGAAACCAACGCGCCCTTGGCACGGGCGGTCGTCGGAGGCTTGAGCGTCTCCACGCTCCTCACGCTGTTTCTCGTCCCAACGCTGTACGCGATTTTAGAAGAACGGTTCCCAAGAAGACTTGATTTGCAGACGGGAGATCACTTGCAAGCTTCGGCCGGCGAGGTTCCTGTCACGGAGTGA